The following are encoded together in the Buteo buteo chromosome 2, bButBut1.hap1.1, whole genome shotgun sequence genome:
- the H2BK1 gene encoding histone H2B type 2-K1, with the protein MSAEAGKKRGHAPASGDRKSRRKPKRKETYSVYIYKVLKQVHPDTGISSKAMSIMNSFVNDIFERLASEASRLAQYNRRSTITSREVQTAVRLLLPGELAKHAVSEGTKAVTKYTSSK; encoded by the exons ATGAGTGCAGAAGCTGGGAAGAAGCGTGGTCATGCTCCTGCCTCTGGGGACAGGAAGTCTAGGAGGAAGCCTAAGAGAAAGGAAACCTATTCAGTCTATATCTACAAAGTACTGAAGCAG GTGCACCCAGACACCGGCATTTCCTCGAAAGCCATGAGCATCATGAACTCCTTCGTCAACGATATCTTCGAGCGGCTGGCCTCGGAGGCCTCGCGCCTGGCCCAGTACAACCGCCGCTCCACCATCACCAGCCGCGAGGTGCAGACGGCCGTGAGGCTCCTGTTGCCCGGCGAGCTGGCCAAGCACGCCGTCTCCGAGGGCACCAAGGCCGTCACCAAGTACACCAGCAGCAAGTGA